The DNA window TAAATGTTTATTTTGGAAGACTTTGGAGgctttaatattataaatatgagaTCTTTTATAAAGAAttcatttatatttaaaattatgatttctAATGATATAAGATAATATTAATTAGATGAATAGCAGAAAAGATAATCCTTACCCTATTTGCCTCTAAATACATTTGATATTTAAacacaaatataaataaatacaaaCTTAAATATGTTTagcatttaaaaatttatataagttTAACTAGATGTTAGGTAGATATAATTTGATTAATCAAATATAAGAGCATAGCACTAATAAcacaaatcttttaattaatatgACAATATAGCTCAGTTGGTCAGAGCGTAGCACTGATAATATTGAGGTCGCTAATTCAATCTCAAATTTTATACAATTGTTAATTTCTTCATACATATTATCATATCCTAAATATTCAGATTTCACCAATATCTTATATATAACCAATGCCATCAAAAGACTGAATTGCTTATGAGAATCTGTATATCTAATCCTAAATGATTAGAATTTTTGAATATCTTTAAAAGACATCTAactaattactatatatatataatagaattttttAATATCTTTAAAAGACATCTAACTaatcactatatatataaaaTAGAAGGTAAGGTTCAATGGTAAGGAACAAGGTGTAGCCTATTTTTCCATGACTCTTTCATGCCTATCTCATGTTAACTAATTGTTATTACATGTTTGAGAATACATGTGGAaaagatgagaaaaagaaaattatggCTTTACTTGAAAAATGTCAACGACAAAGTCAAGAAAGAAAAATCACATAACTGGCAAGCCATAATACCCTCAATAACAATGTgctaaagtaaaattatttttattttattatttataaaaatataaaattttctgaTATCGTACAAGCTCGCATTTGAATGTCTATGTATAATCGAGATCACTAACATTTTCTTTAACTCCTACTTATCTCAATATCAACTAAGTAAAGAAGATCTACAGAAACTGGAAGCCTGTCCAACTTTCTCCTACCAAATTTTAATGCTGCACATGACCAATGGGTCTTCACCGTCTGGTAAGTATAATTCTGACACTATCAGCTCTCCTCGTCGAGTCACATAGGTTACGGAAGCAACGTCTAATCACCAGCATCAAGAGTCACCTATTCCTCACAATCACcgatagagatccaataagaggTTACCATGCCTATCCCGACTTGTTGGATCCGTAACATTCTCTCGTCACTAACACAATAGTTGAGAAGGGACCATAACCCCTCGTTAATAACCGATGGTATGACCTAGTTTCATAAGCTTTTCCCTTCGTATGATCGACAAAGGGATCTCATCCTGCATAACCCAAAGAGCAAGAGGATTAGATCAGAGGAGCCATCCTCACAGTCCACCCCAAACAATGTCCTTGGGGCACATACCGATAAGTCATCCTCAATAAATGCTTTCATCATGTGAGGTAAGGAGTGGGGCCTTCACGAGTATCTATCTATGCCACAAGACGCTCAAGTATAAAAGTCGAGTCCCGATCCAAGCACCGATAAGTGGGCAAAAGCTTTTTACTCTTTTACTTATATGATTAATCTTCCTCTTTAGCTCTTTGATTTAAGCATCAAAGGGATTGAACCAGAATGCTCCCAATGCAGACCCGTTGTGCAAGACCCCGACATCACCCGAAGACACGACTAGGAGGTAACCTAGTAGCAAGGATGACGCAGCTCATCAAGCTCATCAACCTGACTTCACCATGAGGGTTGGATCGCACTCGACGAACCATCTCTCCCGGTGGGCTCCCCATACAAATCACCCAGCTCTCCTTGCCAACCCTCTTTGTTAGCACGGAAAAATCATCACAAATGAGCTATACTTTCGATAATGAACCAATCCAACCGACCAATCAGCTCACGATTTTCATGTGTTAACATCGTACGATAGATGAATTGAGTGCTTGTTGGCGTGGAAAATAATGAGGTTCGATAAGTCATCTTCAATTTTGTTTTCATTCCACATTATGAGAGTATAGACACGCAAAGAGCAAACAAATCAACGTTTTGTGTGGACAGAAAACGGTGGGGTGGAGTTATCAACCTCACAAGCCATTCAGAATAGCAAAAAAATATAAGAGATGTGATAATTTTCATACCAAAACATATCAATCTAACTGGTCATTCAAAAGACCAAATTGTCCTAATTTGACAAAGGCTTTCATAATCAACGTTTCTAacattaaatttaatttaatatttcaacAAGATCAAAAAATCAAATGATTTGGGACAAAAGCTTAAAGCAGGAAATGAATTTTCATTTGTGCTTGATCCGATTTTGGCCACCTAAATCTTATTTTACGTATAAGCTTGAGGTTGAATGATCAATAATTGAACATATAAAAGTCTGTTCTAATGATCCGCCGGCTTTGAAACCTGATGTTTATGCGTGGAACTGCAACAAATCAAATGAAAAGGCTGGTTTAATTGAACACGCCTTCCTTACTATCATCTTTTTACAAACCATTGATACACCTGCCAATTACACCATGCTGTGGAGCTGTAGTTTGTGCAGGCTCACACAAACAATCATCAATTCAAAGAATTAAGGATGGAATCTCCATCTCGTTCACCGGATTTTGTATGATAAGGCCACCGGCGAATTCTTACTGCTGCGGTTGGCCGGCGGATTCCCGGCACACTTCTTGGAAGTCATGCTGCCAGGGGATCAAGCTCCGTGCAGGGAAGCAGCAGTCGCAGTCCGCTTTGCACCGCAGCGGCCGGCATAGCCAGGACGACGAGGGCGCCTCCCCGGCCTTGCGCGGGCCCGTCGAGGCCGCGTCCCTGAGCGGCCCCCAACACTCCACTTGGTTGAACTCGGGGAGGTTGGAGTGGAAGTAGACCCACACCATGGCCTCCTCCAGCTCCGGATAGTTGTTGAACAAGGTCTCATCCCCATGAACGAACGCCTTCAGTACCTTCACCATACCCAACGCAAAAGTTCCCATCAGCAAAACAAAGAGGTGCAAGCGTGAGTAAGACGAGTGCATGCGCGCGTACGTACCACCGGGAGTTCCTTGTTGAAGATGTAGTAACGGAGGTTGGCGATGAGGTCGAGGAGGAAGTGGCCGCCGCTAATGTGGCAGTGGACGTGCAGGGACATCTTTCCTTGGACCTTCTTCCACTCCGCCACCACCTCGTCCCTCTGCAGCCGGTTGTACCAGCCCTGTAGCTGCTCAACGAAACAGGGAGGTTTAGCTGTGTCACAGATTTGGATATCAGACGAGACGAAGACAGATAGCTGAATCGGGTACCTGCGCAAGGTTTATGGTGTGGGAGATGGCGAGAGTGATCTTGGCGGTGATGTCGCTGTGGGTGAGGGTGTACGTCCTGGGGAGTTTCCCTGGGTGGTTCTCCTCATCCACCCCTAAGAACTGTACCTTCAGCTTCGACGCCTCGAATATTGATGGCCCAAATAGCCTCGCAACCTGAGGGCAAGTACCAAACATGTCGGTTGCTGTAATAGATGGATTCTCTTATTTGAAAGCCATGTAGCAGAAGGAATCTCGAAATCTATACTTCAAGACCATTCACTAGTTGAGAGTATACCGGAGCTGTGGACTGCCTTCTTCTCTTTGGTTTGCTGAAGAATAACAAGGGACTCCTTTTCAGATCAACACAAAGGCTGTGCTGCTTCAGTTGAACAGGCAGCAGAAACGTAGCAGCTGCAGAACCCATACTCAACAAGGAGCAAGGTCGTGAAGTGGCAGGGGATGGATCGGTTAGCCTCCTCCAACCTCTGCAGAAGGAAATTAGGAAGACTTCCTTCGAGAGTTTGGAGAGTTTTGGAGAAGATATGGGAACAGAATCGATAGAGTTGCGGCTCTTTCTTGCGTTACTTGGGGGATTCAGTCGAACTCTCTATGCGTCTTATAGGAAATATTTAACTGGAGGACAAGCGATCTCTCGCTGTCGAGCACTTGGCAGCACGAGGCGTGCGGGAACGGCAATTGAATCTTGCCAACACGTCTCTCGTATACCCGATGGACACGTTCGAGGCAATTTCCCATGATCCGGAAAAGATCAACCATCTGTTAACCCAAAAGTGTTCTATGTGATCGCCATGCTATTATCGtcttattaaaataaattaattaaaatttcatatatatatatatattatttttatttcatatataAGTAGTATCTCCCACGATTTGCTAAGTATGACCGCAACAGTATGACCGACTTGCTCTACAGCGAGTGCATGGTTTCACGTTCTTCAATAAATTAGAACTGCCGTCCGGTCTAATTCACCTGCTTGACTTGGACCGGTCTTGGTTTTTCATCCTATTCGAGTCGATCTCCACGTTTCCAAATGGATTTTCTCCTCCTCAAAAAACATTTGTATTGAAATTTCATGGGGTCAAAGTGAATGTATCAAAAGTTTCAGGAGAACCACGTTGGTTTATGATCGCCATCTCTGCATCGGTCAATATACATGCCGTATCATCGTCTCCATGATTGGAAATACTACTAAAATAATTAACGGCATATCTACTAATTTGAGTTCTCGGGAACAGTGTCTAAGCATTTAAGTTTCATTTCTACGCGACAAACATATAAATATCTTTCGGTATAAGATCATTTAGCGTACGTTTATCCTGTGAAATGAATGAATTAATAATCATCGAAGGAGACTAATCGGATGTCATATAATCGAATACATATAGCTGATgaaaaaaatagaagataagaacaattattgaataagttttattgaaaaagtgaagaaactttattaaagaaatgaaaatacattgaagaagctttattaaaaaaataaaaatactttcaATACACTAATATGTTCCCTCTCTtgtttatatagattaggagaaagatttttctcaatagaatagaggattttactCAACAGAATAGAAAGATTTTCTCGTATAAATAGCATGGGCCACAAATACAGCACAAAGaaggagagaagaaaagaagaagaaatctaaggaaaagaaaaatgaaataggtttcttgtgataaggAATTATTCGTAAAACGAGGATTGCGTGCACGAACAGGTGGTGCGCGCCCAATTGTATCAATTGGGTCCAACTTGCTCCCTGCAAATTTCCCAGACAAGTCCACCAGCGGTTGGTGTCGCGTGCAAACCTCCACCACCAATTTCTCTACTCTATCAGGAGGCGGCTCTCCGTGGAGCCCACCGACGATGACGTACGCGTGACCGACCATCGTGGATTCCACCGGTCAACGTTGTGAACCGAGTCGCTTGCGTGAGAAAAGGCCGACCCGAGCTCTATTTTTcgcttataaaataataaataatcgaTTAATCACCTGCAAAAAAAATACCATACCACAAGTCATAAATATCTCTCTCTTACATAGTCGATTACTATTCAGTGACATAATGACGTCGACACTCCAACAAACATTTAGTTCCGACTTGCTTTCGGTTCAACGTCTTTAAACTTATTTCAACACGTGATGCATTCTCAAAACACCTATTTCTCTCCCATGAACATAGAACAAAAGATAGTTTCTTCTAATGCTATTACATCTAAATAATAGATGGAATGTATGTGTCTTATTCAGTTTTATATGGGcaaatactttattttgaaacATTATAAGGATTAATATGTCCAACTCTTTTACGTAAGATTATATTTACAGGGAATTAAATGAATTTCTGttcttttatttgtttcttttctctATCTATCTAATAATGGAGTTCTTCTCTCATATTGAGAAGTCTTGGTAGAATATAagtatatgatgaacatgatgattaGTTACACCAAAATTGAAAGTTTCATTAAGTAGATCATCAAGGTTAGCATGAAACCAATGACTCTAAGAAATATAATACTAACATAAGGGGAACAGTAGGAATACATTTGTTTACCTTTCCTACAACTCGATATCATTAAGCCAACAAAATACTGTAGGTGTTGTACCTCTTCTACCTCATTACATGACTTCTTCGACCTCGTATCCACGGTTGCCTTCTTCTTCCAGCACGTGACTTCTCATCCATTAAGACTAGAATAATGTAAGTATATGCCGCTTATGAGATATGTATAAAACCTTATTCAAATCAGATTCTTGAGACGAGTAGAGGAGGGTTTTTCGAAAATTCATATGATATGATACGAGGAGATGGAATTAGAGGATAGTACAAGACTATTAAGGAATAGAAAATTTGAGTTACATATATTAGTTTTGCCTATAATATAATGAGTTTAATCTTTTAAATGAAATTAGTATGGTATCAATTTTAATTATTGACATGGTAGCAGAACCAAGTAGACAAAATTGATCTGAATGAATTAATTTTCTTCCAAAAAAGATTAAGCTAAGATGAGCTTAATAATTATAGTTAAACTATAGTTTGATTGAATGAGAATAAACTACAACTACAACTATTTTATGGTATTAGAAAATATAGGATGAAAAACATGGGGTTAGAAAATATTATCACATCACTAAAAAATGAAGGAGTCGGATTATATATTCTAATTTTACCCATAACTTaataaatttaagttttttttatgttgaattgatattaaatttaatatatattaattttacccATCATGGTTTAATATATGATGGTTTAACCcatcatatatttataaataatatgatTAATTATGCTTTTAGAATTGGTATCTTGAATCTGATTGAAAGTATTAAGAATATTAAtataatcaatataaaaatattgaGATGAATATGTAAAATTATTAGatcgataaaataaaaaaatattttaaatgataaaaGTATATTTAAAAGAAGCCTATAAATGATCCTTGGTTGATGCCAGTAGAAACATAAGTTAGGATGTAAGTTGAGTGAATTGGGTTAAATTAggtataaattttattattattattattattattattattaaataaataattaataatacaCTCAATTGATATCTATAATGAGTCTACCAAACGATCAGTTTGGAACGTGTAAACGATTTTTCTCCCAACCTATTTTTCTATAGAAACTTACTATTCTTATTCATGATGATGTGATGtgcatctaatatatatatatatatatatatatatatatatatatatagaggctcCACAAAGAGGTTTGTCCCTTTGGGTACATCCAATGGATACCTATGGTCTGCACACATGTCTAAATCTCAATAACTTTGATGTCAATTGATCATCGGATtagtctaaaaaaaaaattattttttagattaaactACGACGTTATTTATTACACAGAAACTTTGGCCAATCAACTCATAAGTAGCCGTACGAGCCATACATAAGCCCGACTCCGAAATTAGTTCCAAGATTAACTTGAGACCAGATTTCATCGGATCGATTTAGGTTACGTTATAGTCTCTAATGCGGTAAATTAATCGTATGCATTATGTAGCAGCGGTAGCAACTTGCTCTTCCACTCGACGTTAATCTCATGCAGGTTAGGTATAGTTGTTGCCATGGCATTAATAATGGAGAAGGACATTAGCGAACTGACAAAAACATCAAGTACGATACACTTGGGCATGTCAACGTAACGACGGCAAGTGACTTGGACGTGCCGGATTACCAACCGGCCCACCTTATATAGTCACATCGATTCCACTGTATAAGACTCCTACCAAATCGATTAAAAATGTTTCGACATTTTTAATCGATTTATCATTTATCATTTCTCATGCTAAtaagagttaattatatattattccttataattagttatctttaatattttaattttatattttaaaaaatatattaagatttctatatttatgaaagtaaaatatttagttttattttatCAGACTTTACTaatgaaaatactataacattaTCGGTGATCATATGTTGATTTGTATAGTATTTTCATCGATGGTGTATGAGAAatgtgattaaatattttacttcattaaatataaatattttgatataatttttaaaatatataaaaaaaataaaaatattaaaaaattaattatataaaaaatatataattagtctcaCTAATAATGACACACAGATGATGCCACTTTAGAATAATCCTATGAAAGTGTAGCTAAGTTATGGGGTTatatatattttgacatttttaaTCGATCATTTATCATTTCTCATGCTAAtaagagttaattatatattattctttataatgagttatttttaatattttaatttttaatttaaaaaatatattaagatttttatatttataaaaaataaaatatttagcttTAATTTTTCTTGAGACTTTACTAATGAAAATACTATAATGATTTTTACTAGTGAGCATATGTTGATTCGTGTAGTATTTTCATTAACAGAATCGAtgagaaatgagattaaatattttactttcttaAATATAAAGATttcgatataatttttaaaaatattaaaaataattaattatataaaaatatataattagccttacTAATAATGACAAACCAACGATTCTCTTGTTTCTCATGTTTTTCCCAAAAAATGAAAAACATGGACACGTGCTTGCCGACTTGATAAGAGATGCCATATTCCACTTGCGTTTTTGTATGGGACCCAAAACATTAGGACATGTATTTTCCAACCTGATAAGACATGTCATTTTCCACTTATGTTTTGTATCGTATAAATTTACGGGACAGTGACGTGCAGTGTGTATCATGCGATCCGTGACTAGGCAGTGCattgaaaattataaatatatataaaaacaaaaatttgatgattgttgtaattatattataaatatataataagagGAAGAAAACTATTAAGAAtcaagatatatttataaaaaataaatcctTATTTTTTAAGACTATTCTTGTGCTTCAACTTTCTGAGGGACACTCCTTTTAATTGACCTACATGACTATTGAGGGTCACGCATTTGATTTTAGAGGAGAGAGAATCATattaaaaaactaaaaatattaaaaagttaatgtaagattaaataattttttttatctatatctataaaaattatttttttaaaaaaaataatataaggaATCGTTCTTCCTACAAACTTCAAACCTTTTGTATATTCCCTCGTATAAATTGAAAAAACTTATTTCTCAATCTTCTCTAAATACATTAAAGAATATCTCTTTCTTTATCACAGTAAATCCTAATATTAAGAATCAAGatgtatttataaaaataaaaataaatcttaattttttaagaCTATTTTTGTTACTTGAATATCTAATCGGATCATAatccatcaaaaaaattaaatttaattaaaatttctcTAAATAAATTGAATATAATTAGAACATACTAAACTAACAATATTGCGCATTGGAATCATGACTATTGGATCTTTAGTTTCATTtcctttgtttttctcttttttgtggaTATAAAGTTGACACGATGGCCCGACAGGATTAGGACGAGAATCTGCAACTCCACTATAAATGCACTGCAAGAGTGCACACAATGGGGTCATCGACCTTCTCATCTCCACAATGCTTGGTCACACCATCTCCCTTCTCCGACACAAGTGGTGCTGCTCTCTGGAGACCAACCATGGCAGCATTGCTCCCATAAGCTTCACCTCTAAGCTCCAGTACCCAAAGCAGCAGCAGCTGTTGGTGCCCAACAATGGTGGAGTGATGAACACCACAAGTTTCAGCTCTACGATACAATATCCAAAGCAGCTGTTGGTGCCCAATGATCATGAAGTGAGTACCGTATATAAGCTTGGTCACAACTACATATCCTTGCTGACAAGATTGA is part of the Musa acuminata AAA Group cultivar baxijiao unplaced genomic scaffold, Cavendish_Baxijiao_AAA HiC_scaffold_42, whole genome shotgun sequence genome and encodes:
- the LOC135653895 gene encoding protein STAY-GREEN homolog, chloroplastic-like, coding for MGSAAATFLLPVQLKQHSLCVDLKRSPLLFFSKPKRRRQSTAPVARLFGPSIFEASKLKVQFLGVDEENHPGKLPRTYTLTHSDITAKITLAISHTINLAQLQGWYNRLQRDEVVAEWKKVQGKMSLHVHCHISGGHFLLDLIANLRYYIFNKELPVVLKAFVHGDETLFNNYPELEEAMVWVYFHSNLPEFNQVECWGPLRDAASTGPRKAGEAPSSSWLCRPLRCKADCDCCFPARSLIPWQHDFQEVCRESAGQPQQ